Proteins encoded in a region of the Candidatus Flexicrinis proximus genome:
- a CDS encoding HRDC domain-containing protein, whose product MTKQTLWSPAFKAPTTLDQLENIQGLGPWRLNAYGRKSWR is encoded by the coding sequence GTGACGAAGCAGACGCTGTGGTCGCCGGCATTCAAGGCGCCGACGACGCTGGACCAACTGGAAAACATCCAGGGCCTGGGGCCGTGGCGGCTGAACGCTTACGGGCGGAAATCCTGGCGGTGA